One genomic window of Diospyros lotus cultivar Yz01 chromosome 8, ASM1463336v1, whole genome shotgun sequence includes the following:
- the LOC127808212 gene encoding vacuolar iron transporter homolog 2-like: protein MASSSNQASLAALEAMEMEDTAFDYSKRSQWLRAAVLGANDGLVSTASLMMGVGAVKQDIKAMILTGFAGLVAGACSMAIGEFVSVYSQLDIEVAQMKRDKKEGDQNAEEKESLPNPLQAAAASAFAFSVGAMVPLLAASFIRDYRVRVGAVVAAASLALVVFGWLGAALGKAPVVRSGIRVLVGGWLAMAITFGLTKLIASSGL, encoded by the coding sequence ATGGCTTCGTCTTCCAACCAAGCTTCTCTTGCCGCCCTAGAAGCCATGGAAATGGAAGACACAGCCTTCGACTACTCCAAACGCTCTCAGTGGCTCCGAGCGGCCGTCCTCGGCGCCAACGACGGCCTGGTTTCCACCGCCTCCTTAATGATGGGAGTTGGCGCCGTCAAGCAAGACATCAAGGCTATGATCCTCACCGGCTTCGCGGGGCTCGTGGCCGGCGCCTGCAGCATGGCCATCGGTGAGTTCGTCTCCGTCTACTCGCAGCTCGACATAGAGGTGGCCCAGATGAAGCGAGACAAGAAGGAAGGTGATCAAAACGCGGAGGAGAAGGAGAGCCTGCCGAACCCATTGCAGGCGGCTGCTGCTTCGGCTTTCGCGTTCTCGGTTGGGGCAATGGTGCCGCTGCTGGCGGCTTCGTTTATCAGGGATTACAGGGTTAGGGTTGGGGCGGTGGTGGCGGCCGCGAGCTTGGCCCTGGTGGTGTTCGGGTGGCTGGGGGCGGCGTTGGGGAAGGCGCCGGTGGTGAGGTCTGGGATTAGGGTTTTGGTCGGAGGGTGGCTGGCCATGGCCATTACCTTTGGGTTGACAAAGCTCATTGCTTCAAGTGGGCTGTAA